In Mycteria americana isolate JAX WOST 10 ecotype Jacksonville Zoo and Gardens chromosome 3, USCA_MyAme_1.0, whole genome shotgun sequence, a single genomic region encodes these proteins:
- the LOC142407604 gene encoding antimicrobial peptide THP2, protein MKILYLLFSLLFLALQVSPGLSSPRRDMFFCRKGSCYFGRCPIHMIKVGSCFGFRSCCKLPWNV, encoded by the exons ATGAAGATCCTTTacctgctcttttctctcctcttcttggCACTCCAGGTTTCTCCAG GTTTGTCTTCACCACGGCGGGACatgtttttctgtagaaaaggGAGCTGTTACTTTGGAAGATGTCCCATCCATATGATTAAAGTTGGAAGTTGCTTTGGGTTCCGCTCCTGCTGCAAATT gCCATGGAATGTATAA